One segment of Enterococcus saigonensis DNA contains the following:
- a CDS encoding epsilon-antitoxin, with translation MTLDYRKTFEIEIINEFQSAIHSKMLNYVLNNELDKSDSTNLQVNLLKQLSNMNQINLFELSLEELEAYHDYLRTIKKYADNITRTA, from the coding sequence ATGACCTTAGATTACAGAAAAACATTTGAAATTGAGATAATCAATGAATTTCAATCAGCGATTCACTCAAAAATGTTGAACTATGTTTTAAATAATGAACTCGATAAAAGTGATTCGACAAACCTACAAGTAAATTTATTAAAACAATTATCAAACATGAACCAAATTAATTTATTTGAATTATCTTTAGAAGAATTAGAAGCCTATCACGACTATTTACGAACGATAAAAAAATATGCCGATAACATCACACGAACAGCGTGA
- the tet gene encoding Tet(L)/Tet(K)/Tet(45) family tetracycline efflux MFS transporter has protein sequence MNSNSSNHKSQYNKLLLWLCFLSFFSVLNEMVLNVSFPDVANYFGKAPASINWINTSFMLSFSVGTAIYGKVSDYVGIKKLLLTGILLNCIGSIMGFIGHTSFPVLLLSRFIQGTGAAAFPALIMVVVAKYIPRESQGKAFGLIGSIVAMGEALGPSIGGMIAEYIHWSYLLILPLGTLISVPFLIKMLDHEPIKKGSFDFIGLVLMSLSIVTFMVFTTSYKLYFLGISFVIFIIFIKHIKKVDEPFIEPKLGENRSFMVGIVCGGLFFGTVAGFISMVPYMMRDLYQLSTLAIGNGIIFPGAVSVIIFGYFGGILVDKKGPIFVLTIGAMLLSISFLLAALFVETTPFLITILIIFIFGGLSFTKTVISTIVSSSLTTKESGSGMSLLNFTSFLSEGLGIAVVGGLLSVDILNKKIIPINVSSQSYLYSNMLLIFSIIIIFSWLITIKVYSEPKIK, from the coding sequence ATGAATTCTAATTCGTCAAACCATAAATCACAATACAACAAATTATTACTTTGGCTTTGCTTTTTATCTTTCTTTAGTGTACTAAATGAAATGGTTCTAAATGTATCTTTTCCTGATGTAGCGAATTACTTTGGAAAAGCTCCTGCAAGTATAAATTGGATTAATACATCGTTCATGTTAAGTTTTTCTGTAGGAACAGCCATATATGGCAAAGTTTCTGATTATGTTGGTATTAAGAAACTGTTATTAACAGGAATTTTATTAAATTGTATAGGTTCAATTATGGGTTTTATAGGTCATACATCATTTCCTGTATTATTATTATCACGATTCATTCAAGGTACAGGAGCTGCAGCTTTTCCTGCGTTAATTATGGTGGTTGTTGCTAAATATATTCCAAGGGAGAGCCAGGGAAAGGCTTTTGGACTTATTGGTTCCATTGTTGCAATGGGTGAAGCTCTAGGTCCATCTATCGGTGGAATGATAGCTGAATATATTCATTGGTCTTATCTATTGATATTACCTTTAGGAACTTTAATATCAGTTCCTTTTCTTATCAAAATGCTTGATCATGAACCGATTAAAAAGGGAAGTTTTGATTTTATAGGATTAGTATTAATGTCGTTAAGCATAGTAACTTTTATGGTGTTTACCACATCATATAAATTATATTTCTTAGGAATAAGTTTCGTTATTTTCATTATTTTTATTAAGCACATAAAAAAAGTGGATGAGCCGTTTATTGAGCCTAAATTAGGTGAAAACCGATCTTTTATGGTTGGTATTGTTTGTGGAGGTCTTTTTTTTGGAACGGTGGCAGGATTTATTTCAATGGTTCCTTATATGATGAGAGATTTATATCAGTTAAGTACACTTGCCATTGGTAACGGGATTATCTTTCCAGGAGCTGTTAGTGTCATTATTTTTGGTTACTTTGGTGGAATACTAGTAGATAAAAAAGGACCAATATTCGTGTTAACTATAGGAGCTATGTTGTTATCAATTAGTTTTCTATTGGCTGCACTGTTTGTTGAAACGACACCTTTTTTAATTACTATATTAATTATTTTTATATTTGGAGGTCTGTCCTTTACAAAAACGGTTATATCTACAATTGTTTCAAGTAGTTTAACTACAAAAGAAAGTGGTTCAGGAATGAGTTTACTTAATTTTACAAGTTTCTTATCTGAAGGACTAGGAATCGCAGTTGTAGGAGGATTACTGTCTGTAGACATACTAAATAAAAAAATTATTCCTATAAATGTTTCTTCTCAATCATATTTATATAGCAATATGTTACTTATTTTTTCTATAATAATTATTTTTAGTTGGTTAATTACTATCAAAGTGTACTCTGAGCCAAAAATAAAATAG